Proteins from one Patescibacteria group bacterium genomic window:
- a CDS encoding AMP phosphorylase produces MPYYLKIKKLDIKTGQSNIALLNVDEAMRYGIKAGDKIKISWQNKSVIAEANTSHKRVKPGSIGLYKDIWDKVDIQTNTIAQIDFLQRAKSIQAIKKRLLGKKLTYDDFYQIFSDISNGILTRTETTYFVASSFIRDYDDQELYYMTKAMAETGEMLKFNSKIVVDKHSVGGLAGNRTTMVVIPIIASLGLTIPKNSSRAITSPAGTADTMEVLAPVSFSAAEIKKIVQKTNGCLVWGGGLNLAPADDKILQVSYPLSMEPYDKMLVSIMAKKVASGVTHLVIDMPVGPTTKIPNMKIAKELVRKFKYLAKKFNIKIRVIIIETEDPVGMGVGPALEARDVLRVLQQKDNYPADLANKAIHLAGELLELAGKAKKGKGAQMAWKSLESGAAWRKMQEIIKIQGGNPEVDPNDIVLAAHKKYYNSPKSGCITFTDNKAINTIARILGAPADKLAGIYLNKEYGDHVKKGERLFTLYGRTKERISLADKALEKLLIFKITKKKC; encoded by the coding sequence ATGCCATACTACCTTAAAATAAAAAAACTAGACATTAAAACCGGCCAATCTAATATAGCTTTGCTCAATGTGGATGAGGCAATGCGCTACGGTATCAAAGCTGGTGATAAAATCAAAATAAGCTGGCAAAATAAATCTGTCATTGCTGAAGCAAATACCAGCCACAAAAGAGTTAAGCCTGGCTCAATAGGGCTTTACAAAGATATTTGGGACAAGGTTGATATACAAACTAACACCATAGCTCAAATTGATTTTCTACAACGCGCCAAATCTATTCAGGCTATTAAAAAAAGGCTTTTGGGCAAAAAACTTACTTATGATGATTTTTATCAAATATTTTCTGATATTTCCAATGGAATATTGACCAGAACTGAGACCACTTATTTTGTGGCTTCCAGTTTTATACGAGATTATGATGACCAGGAGCTTTATTATATGACCAAAGCTATGGCTGAGACAGGGGAAATGCTTAAATTTAATTCTAAAATTGTAGTTGATAAGCATTCGGTCGGCGGACTAGCGGGAAATAGAACTACTATGGTAGTAATTCCTATCATAGCCAGCCTTGGCTTAACCATTCCCAAAAATTCTTCCCGAGCTATCACATCACCAGCTGGTACGGCAGATACTATGGAAGTATTAGCGCCGGTTTCTTTTTCAGCGGCTGAGATAAAAAAAATTGTCCAAAAAACCAACGGTTGTTTAGTCTGGGGAGGCGGATTAAATTTGGCACCAGCCGATGACAAAATATTACAAGTATCCTATCCACTGTCTATGGAGCCCTACGATAAAATGCTGGTATCAATAATGGCTAAAAAAGTAGCTAGCGGTGTCACTCATCTGGTGATAGACATGCCTGTTGGTCCTACTACCAAAATACCAAATATGAAAATAGCCAAAGAGCTGGTTCGAAAATTTAAATACTTGGCTAAAAAATTTAATATAAAAATTAGAGTAATAATAATAGAAACCGAAGACCCAGTTGGTATGGGCGTAGGTCCGGCCTTAGAAGCTAGAGATGTACTTAGAGTCCTCCAACAAAAAGACAACTACCCAGCTGATTTGGCCAATAAGGCCATTCATTTGGCCGGAGAGCTCTTAGAATTAGCTGGCAAGGCCAAGAAGGGTAAAGGTGCTCAAATGGCCTGGAAAAGCCTAGAATCAGGCGCTGCTTGGCGCAAAATGCAAGAAATTATCAAAATTCAAGGTGGTAATCCAGAAGTTGACCCAAATGATATTGTCTTGGCTGCTCACAAAAAATATTATAATTCTCCAAAATCAGGCTGTATTACCTTTACTGACAATAAAGCTATCAATACCATTGCTCGTATTTTAGGTGCTCCAGCAGATAAGCTAGCCGGTATTTATCTAAACAAAGAATATGGCGATCACGTCAAAAAAGGAGAAAGACTATTTACTCTTTATGGACGCACCAAAGAAAGAATATCTCTAGCGGACAAAGCCTTAGAAAAATTATTGATCTTTAAAATAACCAAGAAAAAATGCTAG
- a CDS encoding NUDIX hydrolase has product MLAQKIIIASGPVIVEDNKVLLNNHGDTNFWKFCGGKVESFDSDLIAAAKREVKEEMGIDITILDEKPFLFHTKKDGQDVILVHFLAKRIEDIFPNKEIRDWKWFDLDNLPDNLAPNIIPTLKHFKFI; this is encoded by the coding sequence ATGCTAGCTCAAAAAATAATCATTGCCTCTGGTCCAGTGATAGTAGAGGACAATAAAGTGCTCCTAAATAACCATGGTGATACTAACTTTTGGAAATTTTGCGGTGGCAAAGTAGAAAGCTTTGATAGCGACCTTATAGCCGCGGCCAAAAGAGAAGTGAAGGAAGAGATGGGAATTGATATTACCATACTGGATGAAAAACCATTTTTGTTTCACACAAAAAAAGATGGCCAAGACGTGATTTTGGTGCATTTTTTGGCCAAAAGAATTGAAGATATTTTCCCTAATAAAGAAATACGTGATTGGAAGTGGTTTGATCTGGATAATCTGCCGGATAATTTGGCTCCAAACATAATACCCACCTTAAAACATTTTAAATTTATATAA
- the mnmA gene encoding tRNA 2-thiouridine(34) synthase MnmA: MIKKTDKILVALSGGVDSAVVLYLLKKQGYDVSAAFMKNFSEKVNIKGDCPWKEDRLMAYRVATYLKIPIQTFDFQKQYHDKIVDYIFKTYQKGQTPNPDVLCNNEIKFKLFLEQAKKLGFDKIATGHYAQIKEDKNGYHLLRGKDPNKDQSYFLSGLTQEQLSQAIFPIGDIIKSEVRHIAKRAKLPNAEKKDSQGICFIGKIDLKTFLQQKIKSKIGDIVDTKGNKLGTHPGVWYFTIGQRRGLDLAGGPWYVAKKNIKNNQLIVAKGDDEELLTKTVQISAIHWLAKEYKLPLKTKAQIRYRQAAQNVTLYKDKVIFKTGQKGVASGQILAVYQGRELIASANII, encoded by the coding sequence ATGATCAAAAAAACAGACAAAATATTAGTAGCCTTATCTGGCGGGGTAGACTCAGCCGTTGTTTTATATCTTTTAAAAAAACAAGGTTATGATGTATCTGCCGCCTTTATGAAAAATTTTTCTGAAAAAGTAAATATCAAAGGTGATTGTCCGTGGAAAGAAGACAGACTAATGGCTTATAGAGTGGCCACTTACCTAAAAATCCCCATCCAAACTTTTGATTTTCAAAAACAATATCACGATAAAATAGTTGATTATATTTTTAAAACTTACCAAAAAGGCCAAACACCAAATCCCGATGTACTGTGCAATAATGAAATAAAATTTAAATTATTTTTAGAGCAGGCCAAAAAACTTGGCTTTGATAAAATTGCTACTGGTCATTACGCTCAAATAAAAGAAGATAAAAATGGCTATCATTTACTGCGAGGCAAAGACCCAAACAAAGACCAATCATATTTTTTGTCCGGTCTGACTCAAGAGCAACTGTCTCAGGCTATTTTCCCAATTGGTGATATTATAAAATCAGAAGTCAGACATATTGCCAAACGAGCCAAACTACCTAATGCTGAAAAAAAAGACAGCCAAGGTATTTGCTTTATTGGCAAAATTGATCTTAAGACTTTTTTGCAACAAAAAATAAAATCAAAGATAGGGGACATTGTAGACACCAAAGGAAATAAGCTAGGAACTCACCCTGGCGTTTGGTATTTTACCATTGGTCAGAGAAGGGGATTGGATCTAGCTGGGGGACCATGGTATGTAGCCAAAAAAAACATAAAAAATAACCAACTAATTGTGGCCAAAGGTGATGACGAAGAACTACTCACCAAAACTGTCCAGATATCTGCTATTCATTGGCTGGCTAAAGAATACAAACTACCATTAAAAACCAAGGCTCAAATCAGATACCGTCAAGCTGCCCAAAACGTCACTCTATACAAAGACAAAGTTATATTTAAAACTGGCCAAAAAGGCGTAGCTAGTGGCCAAATTTTGGCAGTCTACCAAGGCCGAGAATTAATTGCCAGTGCAAATATTATATAA
- a CDS encoding peptidase E, with the protein MKQTIILGSDSSFVLDTNFQINGQDKSQVKWAYITTAGNDVPDDSYLVRTKAALDNKTWDYHEYDISGKSDNEISEFLKDKDAIFMQGGNTYYLLKQIRQSNFKEALKKFLADGKVYVGTSAGSYIMCPDTDMMNWKDSSRFNKNGITDLTAFGFVPFQVFCHLNRHQEQEKEIKKYASLSPYKVYFLNDGEGLLVEDSQVIKLIK; encoded by the coding sequence ATGAAACAAACAATAATTTTAGGTTCGGATTCTAGTTTTGTATTAGACACTAACTTTCAAATCAATGGCCAAGATAAATCTCAAGTCAAATGGGCCTATATTACCACTGCCGGCAATGACGTGCCTGATGACAGTTATCTTGTCCGTACCAAAGCGGCCTTAGACAATAAAACTTGGGACTATCATGAGTATGATATTAGTGGCAAATCAGACAATGAAATATCGGAATTTTTAAAAGACAAAGACGCTATTTTTATGCAGGGTGGCAATACTTATTATTTATTAAAACAGATAAGACAATCAAATTTTAAAGAAGCGTTGAAAAAATTTTTGGCTGATGGCAAAGTATATGTTGGCACTAGTGCCGGTTCATACATAATGTGTCCTGATACTGATATGATGAATTGGAAAGACTCTAGTCGTTTCAACAAAAATGGCATTACAGATTTGACTGCTTTTGGTTTTGTACCGTTTCAAGTATTTTGTCACCTAAATAGACATCAGGAACAGGAAAAAGAAATAAAAAAATACGCCTCTTTGTCTCCATATAAGGTATATTTTTTAAATGATGGCGAGGGCTTATTGGTAGAGGATAGTCAAGTAATAAAATTAATCAAATAA